One Ostrea edulis chromosome 2, xbOstEdul1.1, whole genome shotgun sequence genomic region harbors:
- the LOC125678257 gene encoding TNF receptor-associated factor 2-like has protein sequence MSEVGIHEGGYPTKIFKNGFDSKVLCNTCNKVLRDPVQSYCGHRFCKECISVVISSGNQIQCKSCIEEGVDNEDYSIIRKDQLFPDNALRREMFSLEANCPNPGCSWTGKFRDYEKHANECKYRPVLCPNCGESVEVNKMKTHLENACPRRKLKCKYCSLDITQDQMAQHTKDCPKQPVKCESCGKKKIAREMLQDHKNTECPNQSIACMAGCEAVERRRFLSHIEEKPGFHIQKIMKAVEEIRELVTTEVSKKELARLNGNIEAGQQTGESGASSGNVEQSPNGSDQQNSTKVTALEIKVRTFEGIATTLHRETERILNVLDENKKEIEDAKKLNEEKTRKIMELEKKLANSDVQVTQLTQRLLSCEVASYNGELVWRLDNWKEHREKAVSGVITSIFSPPFYTSKYGYKMCVRIYPNGDGMGKNTHVSIFFAIMRGEYDPILDWPFSRRIVFTVHDQNGENHIKDSFRTDPNSSSFKCPTTDMNIASGCPLFLPLTRLQGNNGFVKNNVIYIKTKVEEIR, from the exons ATGTCGGAGGTTGGTATACATGAAGGGGGATACCcaacaaaaatattcaaaaatggATTCGACTCCAAAGTTCTGTGCAACACGTGTAACAAAGTCCTACGAGACCCGGTCCAGAGCTACTGTGGTCACAGGTTCTGCAAGGAATGTATTTCCGTCGTTATCAG TTCTGGAAACCAGATCCAGTGTAAGTCGTGTATAGAGGAGGGCGTGGACAACGAAGACTACAGCATCATCAGGAAAGACCAG CTTTTTCCTGATAATGCATTGCGAAGAGAAATGTTTAGTTTGGAAGCAAATTGTCCCAATCCGGGCTGTTCGTGGACAGGAAAATTCAGAGATTATGAG AAACACGCAAATGAATGTAAATACCGCCCCGTGTTATGTCCAAACTGTGGCGAGTCGGTGGAagtgaataaaatgaaaactcACCTGGAAAATGCATGCCCTAGAAGGAAATTGAAATGCAAATATTGCTCCTTGGACATCACTCAGGATCAAATGGCG caaCACACGAAAGATTGTCCGAAACAACCAGTGAAGTGCGAAAGTTGTGGGAAAAAGAAAATAGCGCGGGAAATG TTGCAGGATCATAAAAATACCGAATGTCCAAATCAGAGCATAGCTTGCATGGCAGGCTGTGAAGCG GTTGAACGACGGCGGTTTCTTAGTCATATTGAGGAGAAACCTGGATTCCATATccaaaaaataatgaaagcaGTAGAGGAAATTAGAGAACTGGTTACCACAGAGGTTTCCAAGAAAGAATTAGCGCGGTTAAATGGAAACATTGAAGCCGGTCAGCAGACAGGAGAAAGCGGTGCGTCGTCTGGAAACGTGGAACAATCGCCCAATGGAAGCGACCAACAAAACAGTACAAAGGTCACTGCATTAGAAATTAAAGTGAGGACTTTTGAAGGGATTGCCACCACTCTACACAGAGAGACAGAACGAATTTTAAATGTCTTGGATGAAAATAAGAAGGAAATTGAAGATGCCAAGAAACTGAATGAAGAAAAAACACGGAAAATCATGGAGTTAGAAAAGAAACTGGCGAATAGTGATGTTCAAGTTACACAACTAACGCAGAGATTGCTTTCGTGTGAAGTGGCTTCATACAATGGCGAATTAGTATGGCGACTGGACAACTGGAAAGAGCATCGAGAAAAGGCCGTTTCGGGAGTGATCACTAGCATCTTTTCCCCACCATTTTATACTTCTAAGTATGGCTACAAAATGTGTGTAAG AATATATCCAAATGGAGATGGCATGGGAAAGAATACCCACGTGTCAATATTCTTCGCCATCATGAGAGGAGAATATGATCCTATCTTGGACTGGCCTTTCTCACGCCGAATTGTTTTCACAGTGCATGATCAGAATGGTGAAAATCACATCAAAGATTCTTTTCGAACAGACCCGAACAGTTCTTCATTCAAATGTCCAACAACAGATATGAACATTGCCAGCGGATGTCCGTTGTTTTTGCCACTAACACGTCTTCAAGGCAACAAtggttttgtgaaaaataatgtcatatacatcaaaacaaaagtggaGGAAATTCGCTGA